The sequence ACGTACATGATCTGTGTCGACTTGCGCTGGCATGGATTGGTCTATCCCGGCAGCGCCCGGACTTGCGTTTGATTCATGCCGTCGATTGCCGTCCCTGCAGCAATCGCGAACTCTTCGAGTTTCTGGAGCGTGCGCTTCCGCTTGAGCTGCCCGATGGACCCTGGCGCCACGCGGCGGCAAGCGGGCGTGCGGTCGTCAGCCGCTACAGAGATGAAGCGCTGCCAGGCGGTCTGTGCTATCCGGATTACCGCAGCGGCATGCTTGCTTCCGTCTTACGGTAGATTGCACTGACTCGCGTTTTGATCCCGCCGCGCACATTGTAATCAGCGCGGATGCGCAGGGAGCGAGGCGCGGCGCAGCGGACCAGATCATCCAGGCTGCGATTAACTACATTCTCATGAAATATGCCGATGTTGCGAAATGCGCCGAAGTATTCCTTGAGACTCTTCAACTCCAGGCACCACTGGTCAGGAACGTAGCGCAGGTAGATGACGCCAAAGTCCGGAAGGGATGTCTTCGGGCAGATTGCAGTGAACTCCGGAATTTCGAGGTCAATGGCATATTCTCGATCAGCATAGATGTTACGAAAGACCTCAATGTCAGGCAGCCGCAAGGCGCGGATGTGATCCTGTCGTTCGTCGTATTCCGATTTCTGTTCGCTCACTGATTGACTCCGCTCGATGTCACCGCTCTGCAGACATGAAAAAACCCGGAGGCGCAGGACGCACTCCGGGTTTCCGAAATTCGCTGCTACAGACGAATCAGGCCGGGCGAGCGCCGCTGGTCTTCTCTTTGATTACGCGCTGCAGTTCTTCGATCTTGTCCTTGAGTTCATTCAGGCGATCTTCGGGAACAACTGCTTTGATTTGTTCAACAACTTTGCCGTAGAGTTGTTCCAGCTGCTTGACTGCGTCGCCATAGGCGCCGCCAGCTTTGCTGCTAAGATCATTGGCCTGGGTGACTACGTCATTGAGAGCGGAGCGCAGTTTTACGGCCGGTTCGCTGGTGTCAGCGGCGCCTTTTTCTTTCAGCTGGTCAAAGGTGCGCTGAACTTCTTTCACAGCATTGTTCACGGAGTCTTCGCCAGAGCGAAACAATGCAATGCCGGCATTCAATACATCGTGCAGAACTTTATCCATGGTCATCGGGTACCTTCCCTGGGTTTTTGCGTTGCACCAAGTTTTTGTGCGGCGCAACATCGGTCAATCCTTTTTGATCGACCGTAGCGAAAAAGGCGACGGGCCCTGTGGCGCGGCAAGCAAAAAGACCGGGCCTTTAGTTCCCTGCTTCTGGTGCAGCGCCCGTCAGTCCGGCTAAAGCCGGTTCGCCTTCCGGCTGGCTTCGGACGCCTTCTTCCAGGGCGCGGTCCTGCCAGGCTTCCTCCAGCCAATCGCATAGATCGTTGAGGGCCCGGTCTCTAACATCGGGCAGTTCGTGGAAGCTTTCGTGGCGGCCCTCGGGATAGAGGCACAGCCGTCGATGTTCCGAACTGATTTGCTCATAGAAGAGACGCGAAGCGCTGGAGTCTGTAATGGGGTCGGCCTCGCCATGTTGCACCAGGCAGGGAATGCGCAGCCGGGGAGCGGAGGCCAGAGCGGCTCGGCCGCCGTCGATCAGGCCCAGCGCCAGGCGCACAGAAATGCGATCGTGGACCAGGGCATCGCCGCGGTAGCGGGCAACCTGCAGACGATCGCGACTGATGCCTTCCGTGGGCAGCCCGCTGGCCAGGGCAAGATCGGGGCGCAACAGGTAGAGCGCCCTTGCTACATTTTCCTTGAGGCGCTGGATTGTGGATAGATGGGGGCGAAAGGCGGGCGCGCTCAGACAGAGTCGCTGCAGATGCCACTGGTTGGAGCGGCTCAAAGCAAAAGCCGCCGCGATCAGTCCGCCCATGGAGTGCCCGAGGAGCACCGGGCGGCGAAGCCCAAGTTCATCGTTCAAGAACTGCAGAAAATTGTCCAGGTCGTCGACCAGCGCCTGAAGGGCGGGAGCATCGCCGCGCGGACCCGGCGACAAACCGTGGCCGCGTGCGTCAAAGCTGAAGACATTGCACTGGCTCTCGCGCGCAGCTTCCAGAACTGTTTCATAGCGGCCGCAATGTTCTCCAAGACCGTGATGGATTACCAGACTGCGCCAGATGGGCGCGTTGCGCAGCATCCAGGCGCGCCATTCAAGCGCCAGACCATCGACTGTCCGAAAGCGACCGCGAACCTCGCGCACTGCGCCTGCATTCATGGGAATACCTGGTGCGACGCTCTGGCCGCTAATGGAAGCAAAAATCAGCGGGAGCGGCTTTACGGGCGGCAGGCTGTAATAGATCAAGACCCAATGGTCCTGCGATTTCGCGCCGGTTTCGGCTTACTCATTCTGGCTCTACTGACCGCGGCTCAATGCCGACTGCAACTTGCCGGCGAGCGAAGCTCCTCCAGGGTATCGCTGGAAGGCCTGTGGTATTCGCCACAGCTACTGGAGGGCGAATCCGGCGCCTTGCTCTATATCAAGTGGCCCGGCGGCGATGATCGACCCTACCAGTTTACGTTGTTGGAACTGACCTATCGGGACCTGACGATCAGCGGCCGGCGTATCTACTTTCAGAAGCGAGAAGGACTTGGCGATACTTCAGCCAGCGAACTGCTGCTGGAGCAGCGGCGCTTTACAGCCGGCTACTACCAATCAGAGGAGGCCGAATCCTACCAGGCCGGCAAGCTGCAGGCCGTTTTGGTGGAGCGCTCTTTTGAAAACTCAACAACGCCTGATCTTTTGCAGATTTCTGAAAATGGATCGGAGCTGAAGGGCGAGGTCTATCATTTTGTGCGGGCTACGGGCCCCAGCGCCGAGCCTTCCGCCGGCCTCGTGCTATCATCGCAGGGCGATGCTCTTTTTGGCATTTGCTTTGACCCGGCGCTTGCGGCGGTGGCCGCGCAGCGCGAAGTCTTTGTTAACCAGCAACGCCAGGGCCGGGTGCGCATTGCGGCGATCCGCGATTTCTGGTTTGATGCCAGAGGCGCTACGGCGCCGCCCGGCGCAGCCCTGCTGATGCCTGGCTGGCGGCCGGGCCGAAATAGCGTGCGTCGGATGACCCGCGAAGAGGCGCTGCGCAGATTGCAGCGTGGCGAGACGCTCAGCCGCGAGGAAATGATTCGCGCCCTGGGTAGCGATGGGTCGCGGCGCTAGAAGATCCCTTACAGCCCCGGAATTGGCTGCTTCAGGCAGAGCATCAACAGCGCCATACGCACCAGTACGCCGTAGCCGGCCATGCGAAAGTAGGCGGCGTTACCCAGATCGTCCACATCGGTGGATAGTTCGTTCACGCGCGGCAGAGGATGCATGATCAGCGTTGGTTTGCGCGACGCTATGACAAACTCGCGATTGATGCTGTAGCTGTTGCGCAGCTTCTCGTATTCGCTACGATCGACAAAGCGCTCTTCCTGGATGCGCGTTACGTAGGCAACATCGCAATCCCAGATGGCGCGCGGATCTTCCGTTTCTTCAAAGGAGATATTGCGCTTGCGCATTTCCTTGCGGTAGGATTCGGGGATGGCCAGGTCTACCGGCGATATCAAGACCAGTTCTGTATTGTAGTTGTAGAGCAGTCGAATCAGACTGTGAATTGTTCGCCCAAATTTCAAATCGCCGATGAAGGCAACGCGCAGGCCGTCGGGCAGTCCGCGCTCTTCGGCAATCGTATACAGATCGAGCAGCGCCTGCGTGGGATGCTGCCCGGCCCCGTCGCCGGCATTGATCACCGGTATCTTTACGGCGGCGGCGGCGACGCGACTGGAGCCTTCCACCGGATGGCGTATGACGGCAATATCAGAGTAGGCCTCTACCATCTTCATTGTGTCGTAGAGCGTTTCGCCTTTGCTGATGCTGGAAAACTGAAAGCCGACCGTGCTGATCACGCGTCCGCCCAAACGTTGCATGGCCGTTTCAAAGCTCAGCCGCGTACGCGTGGATGATTCAAAGAAAAGGGAAGCGAGGATCCGCCCCTGCAGCAGACCAAAGGCCTTGCCGCCTGGCATCAGGTCGCGCAGCTTGCGCACCGCCTGCAGCAGATAATCCAGGTCCTCACGGCTGAACTGATCTGCGTCGAGAATATTGGTATGAGCGAAGGGCGCCAGGGACATGCAGGCGGGAGTACGCCAGCCGGCCGGCAGTGCGGCAAACACAATCAGGGTAGAAAGCGCCGCTCTCCATGGAAAAGGACGGCGGGACTGGCGGCAATGAGCGTCTTATTCCTGCCAGGCGGTGGCTGGCTTCTGGCACGACCTGACCGCGACTGGCCGCCGCCGCGACCAGTCCTGCGCCCTTTCGATATCGACGATCCGCGTTTCTGCAATCTGAGTCCCGCGCCCTTTCTCTGCCGATCCTGCCTGGCCAGCGGCAAACAGTTTGCAGAACGAATCGAGTGGCAGGGCGAAGAGCAGCGACCGCTGCGCAGCTATCTCTGCCTGGACTGGCAGGCGCTCTACCTGGGCAGCGCCGGTTCTACTCGCCCCAGCGATCGTTGAGCAGCGCCGGCGTCTGGTCGGGCACTCCGCCATGTTCCAGGCTGTCGAGGATGCCGGCGGGATTCGAGGTATCGCGTGCGGCCGGTCCCTGGGGCAAAGCCGACTCCAGAGTGATGCCTGCCTGGCGGGGCACGTTAGGCGCCGAAATCATTTCCTGGGCGCACTCGCCTGGCTGGACGCAGATCGTCCACGGCCCTGTTCGCCGGTCAGCCAGGTACTGGCCTTGCTGATACATCTGGCCGCCAGCATAGTAGTAGGTCCACTGACCTTCGGCGAGATCGTTGTTGTACGATCCATTGTAGAAGACCTGGCCGCTTTCATAGTAGTTGATCCAGGCGCCCTGGCGTTTTCCGGCGCGGTAGCTGCCGCGCGTTTCCATTTTGCCCGAGGCATAATAGCTGAGCCATTCGCCCTCGCGCCGGTCGCTGGCATAGTCGCCCTCTGAGCTGAGGCGACCTTGAGCGTCATACAGACGCCAATGACCGTGCCGTTGATTGGCGCGGAAGGGGCCTTCGGCTTTTTTCTGGCCGCCTGCATAGTAGAAGACCCAGTCGCCCTGGCGTTGATTCCCGCGAAAGTCCCCCTCGGCCTTTTTGATGCCGTTTTCGTACCAGACGACCTGGCGGTTGCCATTCTGTTCGACCCAGACGCGAGCGCGCTCATCAAAGCGAGCGCCGCTGGTTACGGCGCCGGGACGCGCCGGTTCGGCGGCAAAAATACTCAGCGGCAAGAGTAGGACTGAGAGCGCAATGGGGATGCGGGGCATCGGCTGATCCTCCGTGATCTAGCTTACCGTACTATGACGGCGAAAACCGCCTGGAGATCAACGGCGCGGCGCAATTTTATGCATCCGGCGGGGCGGGCAAAAGGGAGGAATTCTGACAAACCCGTTGCCAGAGTTCCGTCAACTGTCGCTGCAGGAATAGATCGCTCTGTAGCTGAGTTTCGATTTTGCGCAGGGCGTGAATCACGCTGCCATGTTCCGCCCAGCCAAGGGCCCGGGCTGTATCACGCTGCGAGAGGCCCAGGTGTTTTACGCAGAGAAAGGCCGCCATATGCCGGGCCTGGCTAAGACGGCGGCTGCGCGCCTGGCCGAGCAGGGCGGAAAGCTCGATCTTCAGATGGCTGGCTGTGGTCCGCACTACATCTTCCGCCCGTGCGCCGCTGCCTTGATCAAATAGATCCTGGCAAAGCGTCTGGCAGGCCTCAAGATCCAAACGCTGCGAACCGCTGTGCGCCAGCCGCAATGCGATCGCCTTAAGCCGACGCAGATCGATCTGCACTCGACGCGCCAGCCAGAGTACAAGCGACGCTTCAAGCTGGATTTCATGGCGCAGCAATTCGTTTTCCAGCAATTTGCATCGAGCCTCTTCGCCCAGCGGCGCAAGCTCTGCCAGCTCGGCGGATTGCAGCCGCGATTGCAGCGCCTCGCTAAGCGATAATTCCGCCGGCCTACGATCGGAACTGAGCAGTAGCGTCCGACCTTCGCGCAGGCAATGATCGGCAAGATTGCTCAGCTCCTCCTGGCTGCGCGCCGCCTGGGCTTTGATGTATTGGAAGTCGTCAATCGCAATACACTGCAGCTGATGCAGGGATCGCCGCCAGGCGACGGTAGCTCGCCGACTGCAGGCCTCGGCAAACTCCGATACAAAGGCCTCCAGAGTATAGCGACGCACGCTCTTTCCGGAGGATTGCTGTTGATGTAAAATCCAATCGATGGCGGCGCTCTTGCCAGCGCCAACTGGACCCAGAATGATTGCCAGCGGCGGCGGATTCTCTTTGAGCCGTCGCAAGGTTGTCGCGCTTGTTGTCGGCGGGAAAAACGCCTGCGCCGCTGGTCCTTTGGTCTGATCAGGCACAGCCGGCGGCCGCCGAATCTGGGGACTATGTCGGGACGCGCCGGATGCCGCCAAACAAAGCTGGGCCTGCAAATTAAGCCGGGCCGCACACTCATCGATGAGCTTCTGGTGGCGTATCTGAAGGCGGCGCAGGTCGCGTGGCGCGGCTGTAATCATGATCCGGCCCGGCGCTGCTGCAAATGCAACTTCGGAAAAATCGGCGCGAAAGGCGCGCGAGCCGACGCGCGCCGCCAGCTCTTGCTCGAAGGCCAGCTCGTCGGAAGAGTTCCCGGACTCGCAAGACAATGCTTGTTGGTTGCTCATAATCGAATATAAAGAGTAAAAGTATACAATGAAATATGATATCAATTCGACATTATGGATTATGTCTCAAAAGATTATGTCGCAAAAGCGATGTACTCAGGCAGCGTCAAAGCTGCCGGTCATTGCCGCAAGCGATGTTGCCGCGGTTGAATCGGAAAATTAAGTGGAAAAGGTGCGAGCGGAGAGGTCGCGCCCTGACTACTCTATGCCCTGCGCTTCCAGCCAGCGTTCGGCATCCAGCGCCGCCATACAACCGCTGCCCGCCGCTGTGATAGCCTGGCGATAGCGTTTGTCCTGCACGTCGCCTGCAGCGAAGACGCCTTCCACGCTGGTGCGCGTTGCGCCGGCTTCGGTGTGGATATATCCATCAGCGTCGAGTTGGATCTGGCCAACAAATGGCTCAGTGTTTGGCTTATGACCAATGGCGTAAAACAGCCCGTTGACCGCCAGCTGGCGTTCAGCGCCGCTGTTAACGTCCCGCACCTGCAAAGAGCGAAGTTGACGCTCATCGCCGGCGGCGGCTACGGGGACATGGTTCCAGACGATTTCGATTTTTGAATTCTTCAGCACGCGCTCTTGCATGATCTGCGAAGCGCGCAGTCGATCGCGCCGGTGGATCAAGTATACGCGCGACGCATACTTAGTGAGAAACATACTTTCCTCGGCGGCTGAATCGCCGCCGCCGATTACAGCCAGCGGAGCATCGCGAAACAGGGGGAGGGCCCCGTCGCAAACAGCGCAGGCGGATATGCCGTGCTGCCAGTAGCGCTCCTCGCCGGGCAGCGCCATGCGTCGGGCGGTGGCCCCGGTTGCAATGATGACGCTATGCGCCAGCGTGGGCGCTTCGTCCTCGAGCCCTTCGCGCCATAACTGGAAGGGGCGACGGCTGAAATCAACGCGACTTATAGTCTCAGTATGAATCGCGGCGCCGAAGCGAAGAGACTGCTTGCGAAACAAATCGGTGAGCTCGACGCCCATGACGCCTTCAGGAAAGCCGGGGAAATTCTCCACTTCTGTCGTGGTCGTCAGCTGACCGCCAGCAGCAATACCGCCGGCCATAAATCCCTCAAACAGGACAGGGCTCAGGTTGGCTCGCGCTGCGTAAATTGCGGCGGTATGCGCCGCTGGACCGCTGCCTATGATGACCACCCGATGCGGCTGATTCTGTGCTTCGCCCATCCGCGGACGATCCCTTTGGCCGCGTTGTGCTTGCCAGCCCATTTTGACCGCCTGTCATCGAGATCAGCGCCTCGCCGGCGGCATTTTTCTGTTTTCTTGTGAGCCGGCCGACTTCAACTGGCATTGGGGTCAGGACCGGGGTTCTGGCCGGCGTAGGGCTATAAAAGGAGCGGGCATGGATCACTCGGCAAAACCCAGAACAGGCGATCAGGCGCCGAATTCGCGTGTTACTGTCACCGAGGGCAGCGTCCATTCGCTCAGCGAGCTGGCCGGCCCCAAAGGTTTGATTATCTACTTTTATCCAAAAGATAACACTCCGGGCTGCACGCGCGAGGCATGCGACTTTCGTGATCGACGCAATGAGCTTGATCGTCTGGGTTACGGCGTGGTTGGCGTATCTGCTGACAGCGTCCAATCCCACCAGCGCTTCAGCGAAAGCCAGAGTCTCAACTTTCCGCTGATCGCTGATGAGCAGCACAGCCTGATCAAGAAATTCGGGGCCTTCGGCGAGAAGAAGATGTACGGAAGAAGTTTTGATGGCATCCTGCGTACAACCTTTGTTCTGGACAAGACGCTCAATGTGCAGAAGGTTTATGATGCCGTCAAGGTCGAGGGACACGTCAATCATCTGATTGACGATATCAAGAACCACCGACTGGGCGGCGCCGCGCCCTCGCGCAAGAAACAAACATCCGCTGCTGCAATCGGCGGCGCCCGCAAAAAGGGCGCCTCTTCTGCGAAGTCCGCGCTTCGCAAGCCGGCCTCTGCCGCCAAAAAGACCAGCAAGAAAAAGGCGGCGAAGAAATCAACAACGCGCAAACGCTAACTGAAAGGCCAGGTGGATGAATGTCCGAATTCCGAATTCCCGCGCTGCGCTTTGAGATAAGAAAGGAGACGGCCGCTGGCCGTCGCTTACGATTGATTGCCTGTTTCAAAGATAGCTCAGGCGCCGATCTTGAAAAATTGTCCGCAAGCCATGGTTTGCGCCAGCAATTGGCCGCGCATGAGGAACTCGGCGCCTGGAAGGCGGCTGCAGGCCAGAGTCTTCTACTTGCCGATCGCAATGTCATGCTACTTGGTTTGGGCGAGGCGGCCGCGTTTCACCCTGAAACCTGGTGCAGCGCCTTTCGAGCTGCGGGCGAAAAGCTTGGCCGCTTCAAGGACTATGCGCTGGAAGTTGTGATCAGCGATGAAGTGCGCGATGCGGTGGCCCGCTACAGCGGCGCCGAGAGCGATTTCCGGAAACGTCTGTCGCTTTCTTTCTCCGGAGCGCGCCGTCGCCGCAAGGGCGCCGGCAACGCCAGGAACAAGAGCGGCGAGAGCGAGGATTTGCCCGACTATGTTGGTCCTTACTCGCTTGAGGAATTGATCGCGCAGTCCGTCGCCTCTTTGAATACGGGCGCCGAGCCAATGGAAACCTTGAAGAGTTCGACGGACCGCGGCGCAAAGAGTCGATCGCCCAGGAAAGACTTACGCGGCGATTCGATTGCGCTCCACTTCAGCGGAAAAAGTCCGGCAGCCCAGAAGTTGCGCGCTGCCGGCGAAAGAGGCCTGCAGTTGGCCCGGGCGCTTCATGGCGCACGCTACGTAGCCTCTTTGCCCGGAAACCACTTCCATCCGGAACACTATGAACGCTACGCGCGTCAGATCGCACACGAAGCAGGATTGAAGCTTCGCGTCTTTGGCCGTCCAGAGCTGGAGAAGCTGGGCGCCGGAGGAATCCTGGCGGTAGGCCGCGGTTCTGCAATCAGCCCCCGAATGATCGTTCTGGAATACACGCCGCCGCGTTCGCGCATCCAGCAGCCGGTGGTACTTGTAGGCAAGGGCGTTACCTTTGATACGGGCGGCATTTCCTTGAAACCGCCAGCCGAAATGCACGAGATGAAGTACGACATGTGCGGTTCGGCTCTGGCCCTGCACACAATCGCTCTTGCCTCACGGCGCAAGCTTCCCACGCCCCTCGTGGCGATTCTGGGCATTGTTGAGAATATGCCCGACGGCGCTGCAATCAAACCGGGCGACGTCTACACAGCATTGAACGGGCTGACAGTGGAAGTGCAGAATACCGATGCCGAGGGAAGGTTGGTACTGGCCGACGCTCTGAGCTACGCTTGCAAGCATTACGATTCGCTCTGTCTGCTCGATTTCGCCACATTGACCGGCGCCTGCGTCATTGCGCTGGGGCATGAGGCCGCGGGCTTGATGACTGCCTCCGAGGATCTGGCGCAGCGCCTGGATCTGGCCTCGCGGAAATCTCTGGATCGTCTCTGGCGTCTGCCGCACTGGGCCGCTTATGGCGGCGGGCTCAAGTCCGATACCGCCGATCTGCGAAACATCGCCGGAAGGCCGGCAGGAACTGTGACGGCCATGCGCTTTCTTTCACGTTTTGTAAGCGATGAGACGCCGTGGGCGCACATCGACATAGCTGGCGTTGCCTGGCGAGGCAAAGGCGCCGGATCACAGCCGCGCGGCGCAACGGGCTGGGGACTGCGCTTGATGAACCAGTTTCTCGAGGATCTGATTCAGGATGCTGATTGAAGGCATCCCCGAGGCGCGGCAGAGATCAATTGTCGAGCAGATTGTTCAGGCTATCGATCAGCTGGTCCAGCGGCACGCCGTAGCCCTGGCAAACCTGTTCAATGGTTTCCAGTTCATTAATGGAGCAGTGTGAACAACCGCCCAGATGGTAGCTGGAAAAAACCAGGGCGGCGTCAGCATGCAAAGCCATGGCCTCGCCGACGGTCATCTCCGGACGGAACTTTTCTTGTTGGACTTGCGTTTCAGACATTGCAGGGCTCGATGAGTCTCAGTATCCTTAATGAAACTGCGGGGACGGCTACAGTCAACCAAAAAGGGTGGCCGCCCCCGGTCGTCGAGCCCCATGAATTTTGACCGCGATGCGCATCCAGAGATCTCGGGCGAGGTGGGAAGCTTCCACCAGGCAAGGGGGCAGTTCTTCGTTCGGATTGAAGGTCGCTTTGAGTCCGCGCACTACCTCTATCGCTATTTTCCCGACGGCAGCGACGAACCGATGCATGGACATAGCTGGCTGGTGGAACTGTTCCTGGCCCGCAGCGACGGCGGCATTGGCGTCGACGGCATCAGCTTCGATTTTCTAAATGTGCGTCGCCGCCTGGACCAGATGATAGAGCGGATCGAGCACGTCTGCATCAATGATTTACGCGAGTTCAAGGGAGTGAACCCAACTTCCGAAAATATAGCGCGCTGGTTTTTTGCCGGCCTGCGTGCGGCGGTTGCTGCCAGCAGCGGCCGCCTGCTGGAGATTCGAATCCATGAAGGGCCTCAGAACATTGCTGTTTTTCGACCGGATTGATGCGCGCCGCAAGCCGCGTCGCCCCGTGTGGCAAAGCGCAGCGAAGGCCTTGCTGCTTCTGGCGGCCTCCCTGCCGTCAACTATGCCTGTGGCACGCTTGCAGCAGAACGAATTACTGGCCAGCGTGCAACGGCCCCCCGCGCCGCAGAGCGCACGCTGCTGTCCGCTTGGTATCGCCTATCAATCTGGACCGGGCCGCGTGGTTCTGGATCGGGTTTGTCGAAAGCCAAGCCGGACAGAATTCCATCTGCGACTGGTAAATCTCGATGCCGCCTGCACCCATCCGCCGGGAACTATCTTACGCGACCAAACGGGCCATCGCTATTTGATGCGTTCCTTTCGCGGATTGCCATCCTGCCAGTCGGCACAATTTGTGAGCCGCCCTAACGCCCGCTTTGTTTGGAGTTTTGAAGCGCTGCCTTCTGGAGCGCGTACAATCACTCTGGAAGAAGTTGAAGACGAGACCACTCGCGGCCTGACCTTCTGGGTCTGGCGCGATGTCGATCTGTCCCATTGCAGCTTCTAACATCGGGGCTCTTTGTTGCGGTCCGTTTGCTATCCAGGCTGCCAACAGCGAGCCCGAATCTGGCGCAGTGCGGCGCGCTTCCAGCTCTAGTCGCGGGTGAGCGCCACGGAGGCGCAACTCGCCAGTAGCGATCTGCCATAGAATGACTGTGAGCATTTCGATTCGCAACGCTCAGGCTTCGGGTCGCCCCCTCATTCCGTAGAGCAGCAATTCCTCTGCCAGCGGCAGATCTTCCGGAAATTTGATTTTACCCTCGCGAATGCCTACCGCAAAGCCAATGGCAACGGCGCGCAGCATCCAGGCCATTTTGTCCGGCGGATGGGCGGGGAAGCGTCCGGACAGCACGCCTTCCTGGTAGACATTGACCAACGGCTGGATAACCGACTGACCGGCTTTTTCGAATTCGGTCAACGTGTCCTCGGCGACGTCTTTTAAGAGTTCGCTTCGCTTGGTTACAATAAGATCAAAATAGCTGTGGTTGCGCGTATAGAAGTCAAAAAATACCAGCGCAAAGCCCTTCAGACGGTCCATTGGATCGCTGATTGCGCTGCTCAGGACGCGCTGGTAGCCAGCTTCCAGCTCTCGCAGGCCTTCGGCCAGCATCGTTGCATAGATTTCATTCTTATTGCGAAAATAGAGGTACAGCGTGGCGCGCGAAAGCTCCAGGCGGCGCGCCAGGTCCTCCATCGTAATATCTTCGTAGGGCTTCTCTTGAATCAATTGCCGTGCGTTGTCCAGGATCGCTCTGCGTCGTTCCTGTTTTTCACGTTCCTTGCGCTCGGCAATGCCCACAGTCCCACTCAAGAAGACTTGTTGTGGCTGGCAATCACTGTCCGCACAATAGCCGGATCGATTCGCAGCCGCTCGGCAATCAATTCAGGGTCCCATTTGTGATTGATATAGAGACTGAGGATTCCGTTCCGTTTTTGGTCGGCGACAGATGCGGCTGCCGGGCTTCGCTTGCGACGCGGGCCCTCAGCAGGCGCCTCCGTGGCGTGCAGGCTTTGATCAACCGCCGATTCAACAGTGTGATAGAGCGCCGCCAGGCGATCCATCTTCTCATCGGCTTCCTGAATCAACGACCCAAGCTCCTTGCCGACTTCCTCGCCGCTCAGGCGCATCTCCTCGACGCGACCGGCCATTGCGCCAATTTGCCGCTGCTTTTCGCCGAGATCGGCAAACAGGCCTTCCATTTGCTCGAAGCGTGACTCGACCAATTCGATCTTTTTTTCCATACGGTTGAGGCCGTTGATGCGCGCCTCAAGCTCAGCCAGACCCTGCTGCAAATCGGACTGGCGATGATCGGCGCGATCGACAGAGGCCAGCAGGCGCTGCGCTTCTTCTGCAGACTGGACGCTTTGTTTGTGCGCTTGCTCCATCCGCTGCAGCGACTTTTCCACGAACTGGCGTCGTTCGCCAAGCTCGCCGTAGTATTTCTCGAATGAATCCTTGAACTCATTGAACTGGTGCACGCGCTTGTCAATTTGACGCGCCAGATCCTCCGCCTGTCGGACGGCGCCCAGTCGTTGGTCTACGCCGTCGATCTGACGTTCCAGTTCGAAGAAGGATTGTTCGGCCGCCATCAGGCGATCGCGTTGACCCTCCAGGGCGCGCAGCTCGCTCTCGATTTCCTTGCGACTCATGCGCAAGGATTCAAAGTTTTTGACATATTCGTCGATGCGCGAGTTTTCTTCGCGCGCCAGTGCGAGCCGATC comes from Leptospirales bacterium and encodes:
- a CDS encoding TetR/AcrR family transcriptional regulator yields the protein MGIAERKEREKQERRRAILDNARQLIQEKPYEDITMEDLARRLELSRATLYLYFRNKNEIYATMLAEGLRELEAGYQRVLSSAISDPMDRLKGFALVFFDFYTRNHSYFDLIVTKRSELLKDVAEDTLTEFEKAGQSVIQPLVNVYQEGVLSGRFPAHPPDKMAWMLRAVAIGFAVGIREGKIKFPEDLPLAEELLLYGMRGRPEA
- a CDS encoding 6-carboxytetrahydropterin synthase, yielding MNFDRDAHPEISGEVGSFHQARGQFFVRIEGRFESAHYLYRYFPDGSDEPMHGHSWLVELFLARSDGGIGVDGISFDFLNVRRRLDQMIERIEHVCINDLREFKGVNPTSENIARWFFAGLRAAVAASSGRLLEIRIHEGPQNIAVFRPD